A portion of the Pleurocapsa minor HA4230-MV1 genome contains these proteins:
- the minD gene encoding septum site-determining protein MinD encodes MSRIIVVTSGKGGVGKTTTTSNLGAAIAKQNRSVALIDADFGLRNLDLLLGLEERVVYTAIDVLAGECRLAQALVKDKRLKGLVLLPAAQNRNKESVQPEQMKKIATALAKGYDYILIDCPAGIELGFRNAISAAEEALIVTTPEVAAVRDADRVIGLLEAEGVNKINLIVNRVKPWMIEENKMMSVEDVLELLGVPLIGVVPDDEKVIVATNKGEPLVLGEYDSLPAQAYLNIARRLEGEKVPFLDLMANQGNLLTRLRRMFGG; translated from the coding sequence ATGAGTCGTATAATTGTTGTTACTTCAGGCAAAGGAGGAGTGGGTAAAACCACCACCACATCTAATTTAGGAGCTGCGATTGCTAAACAGAACCGTTCTGTTGCTTTGATAGATGCTGACTTTGGACTCAGAAATCTAGACCTGTTATTAGGCTTAGAAGAGAGAGTTGTCTATACTGCGATCGACGTTTTAGCTGGAGAGTGTCGTCTGGCACAAGCTCTGGTCAAAGATAAGCGCCTTAAAGGCTTAGTGTTGCTTCCGGCAGCGCAAAATCGTAATAAAGAGTCAGTTCAACCTGAACAGATGAAGAAGATCGCCACTGCCTTGGCTAAAGGCTACGATTATATTTTAATCGATTGTCCCGCAGGTATTGAATTGGGTTTTCGTAACGCCATTTCTGCTGCTGAAGAAGCCTTAATTGTTACAACTCCAGAGGTGGCAGCCGTAAGGGATGCAGATCGTGTAATCGGCTTATTGGAAGCGGAAGGGGTCAACAAAATTAACCTAATCGTTAATCGAGTTAAACCCTGGATGATTGAGGAAAATAAAATGATGAGCGTCGAAGACGTACTTGAATTATTAGGCGTGCCGTTAATTGGTGTTGTCCCTGATGATGAGAAAGTAATTGTCGCGACTAATAAGGGAGAACCTTTAGTCTTAGGAGAGTATGATTCTCTTCCTGCTCAAGCATATCTTAATATTGCTCGTCGTTTAGAAGGCGAAAAAGTACCCTTTTTGGACTTAATGGCAAATCAAGGTAATCTTTTGACTCGTTTGCGTCGGATGTTTGGTGGTTAA
- the cysE gene encoding serine O-acetyltransferase — MLSSLVADFRIIFERDPAARNWLEVIVCYPGLQALSLHRIAHWLYQIGIPFFPRFISHLARFFTGIEIHPGAQIGQGVFIDHGMGVVIGETAIIGDYCLIYQGVTLGGTGKETGKRHPTLGENVVLGGGAKVLGNIQIGNDVRIGAGSVVLRDVPSNCTVVGIPGRVIYRSGVKVDPLEHGNLPDSEAAVIRTLVDRIESLEQEVKQLRQSQSASKFLVAAVLSESGDQDRCHQVEDSCLLRDKEIREFLGEELL; from the coding sequence ATGCTTTCCTCACTAGTCGCTGACTTTCGCATCATTTTTGAACGCGACCCCGCAGCCCGCAACTGGCTTGAGGTGATAGTTTGTTATCCAGGTCTACAGGCCCTATCTTTACATCGTATTGCCCATTGGCTTTATCAAATTGGCATTCCTTTTTTTCCGCGCTTCATTTCTCATTTAGCACGTTTTTTCACAGGCATTGAAATTCACCCAGGGGCGCAAATTGGTCAAGGGGTATTTATCGACCATGGCATGGGAGTGGTGATTGGTGAAACTGCAATTATTGGTGACTACTGCTTAATCTATCAGGGAGTTACTTTAGGCGGAACAGGAAAAGAAACGGGAAAACGTCATCCTACCTTGGGGGAAAACGTGGTACTTGGCGGTGGGGCAAAAGTTTTAGGTAATATTCAGATTGGTAATGATGTGCGTATTGGTGCAGGTTCGGTAGTGTTGCGAGACGTGCCTTCCAACTGTACGGTAGTTGGTATACCTGGTAGAGTAATTTATCGTTCAGGAGTCAAGGTAGATCCTTTAGAACATGGCAATCTACCCGATTCAGAAGCAGCGGTAATTCGTACTTTAGTCGATCGCATTGAGTCTTTAGAACAAGAAGTAAAACAGCTAAGACAGTCTCAATCGGCAAGCAAATTCTTAGTCGCCGCAGTATTATCTGAGTCTGGAGATCAGGATCGGTGTCATCAAGTAGAAGATAGCTGTTTATTACGAGACAAAGAGATTCGAGAGTTTTTAGGTGAAGAGTTACTATAG
- a CDS encoding DUF4101 domain-containing protein, giving the protein MRIPLDYYRILSVPVKATLAQLEQACNDRLLQKPRREYSEEAVEARQQLIQYSYQVLSNSDQRASYDAQFLLNMQPLATPELIEKSESVAETKTAGVAEEVTQESIDRANPMIEISATQIVGALLILQELGEYETVLKLGIDEFNSREIKQRKQQPENELALDTTQEDLILVLTLAYMELGREQWHRREYENAALSGALGIDLLQQKSLFPHLQVELEQDLAKLRPYRVLELISRNPAQSPARTEGFKLLQSMLLQRQGIEGKGEDRSGLNFDQFLCFIQQLRTYLTSAEQQELFDSESQEKSAIANYLAVYALLGRGFALKQPELVLRAQRKLDYLSEKQDVSWEQAIAALLLGHAEKAIYKLENSPDPSQLEQVQQHALDSSDLLPGLCFYGEQWLLQDVLGQFSDLLATELTLKEYFADREVQAYLEQLAPPTIAETTGEQSASQAAGQNSKDRAEKANLNIMSLWRNMFSKEKSTVGASRVAFAQKEMAGANSSEYKGSSTATIERDRVTTASEVKPLSQSTPISVQNTHHQSSPRKSLSLPLETESTRAVPESVIRKAQTKARKKKAGKKKKKRSPETIWRGWLFIIGLILGIGTIGYCGMKLFLSSPTKTASEAELAIALNQASVEIPPQKAKPKPVTVEPKPELTLTQQSQQTIEDWLNSKAAAFGKEHQIDQLNTILAEPLLTTWRASAKLYQAENSYREYQHAIVMRSAKVDPNDQNKATVEAEVKEIAKHYQSGQLDNAQSYDDNLLVRYQLIRQGEKWLIQQAEVLKTL; this is encoded by the coding sequence GTGCGAATCCCCCTCGACTATTACCGTATTCTCAGTGTTCCTGTCAAAGCTACTTTGGCACAGTTAGAGCAGGCTTGTAATGATCGTCTTTTACAGAAGCCTCGTCGTGAATATAGCGAAGAGGCAGTGGAAGCTCGTCAGCAATTAATTCAATACTCGTATCAGGTGTTGTCCAATTCGGATCAAAGAGCTAGTTACGATGCGCAGTTTTTGCTAAATATGCAGCCTCTAGCAACTCCAGAATTAATCGAGAAGAGTGAATCAGTAGCTGAGACTAAAACGGCAGGTGTAGCGGAGGAGGTAACACAAGAAAGTATTGATCGAGCCAACCCGATGATTGAAATTTCGGCAACCCAGATTGTTGGGGCTTTATTAATTTTGCAAGAATTGGGGGAGTATGAAACAGTTCTCAAGCTGGGGATAGATGAATTTAACAGTCGAGAAATAAAACAGCGGAAACAGCAACCAGAAAATGAGCTGGCTCTCGACACAACTCAAGAAGATTTAATTCTGGTTTTGACTTTGGCCTATATGGAGTTAGGTAGGGAGCAGTGGCATCGTCGGGAATATGAAAATGCAGCACTGTCGGGTGCATTAGGCATCGATCTGCTCCAGCAAAAGAGTTTGTTTCCTCACTTGCAGGTAGAGTTAGAACAAGATTTAGCTAAACTTCGACCCTACCGAGTTTTAGAATTAATTTCGCGCAATCCCGCCCAGTCGCCTGCTAGGACAGAAGGGTTTAAATTATTGCAGTCTATGTTGCTCCAGCGTCAGGGGATTGAGGGTAAAGGAGAAGATCGCTCTGGTCTAAACTTCGATCAGTTTTTATGTTTTATACAGCAGTTGAGAACATATCTTACTTCCGCCGAACAACAAGAACTGTTTGATAGTGAGAGTCAGGAAAAATCAGCGATCGCTAATTATTTGGCAGTTTATGCCCTGTTGGGACGAGGATTTGCTCTTAAACAACCAGAATTGGTGTTGCGCGCCCAGAGAAAATTAGATTATCTGAGTGAAAAACAAGATGTTAGCTGGGAACAGGCGATCGCCGCTTTGTTGTTAGGACATGCAGAAAAAGCAATTTATAAATTAGAAAATTCTCCCGATCCCAGTCAACTTGAGCAGGTGCAACAACATGCTTTGGATAGTTCTGACTTGTTACCAGGATTGTGCTTTTATGGTGAACAGTGGCTATTACAAGATGTCCTGGGTCAATTTAGCGATTTATTAGCTACCGAACTGACCCTTAAAGAATATTTTGCCGATCGAGAAGTACAAGCTTATCTAGAACAATTAGCACCACCCACCATCGCCGAAACTACAGGCGAGCAATCAGCTTCGCAAGCAGCAGGGCAAAACAGTAAGGATCGAGCTGAAAAGGCAAATTTAAACATTATGTCTTTATGGCGTAATATGTTCTCGAAAGAGAAATCAACCGTCGGTGCGTCCCGTGTTGCTTTTGCCCAAAAAGAGATGGCAGGAGCTAACAGCAGTGAGTATAAGGGTTCGTCTACTGCCACTATTGAACGCGATCGAGTTACTACCGCCTCAGAAGTGAAGCCTCTGTCTCAATCCACCCCTATTTCAGTTCAAAATACTCATCATCAATCTAGCCCCAGAAAATCTCTTTCATTACCTCTAGAGACAGAAAGCACTAGAGCTGTACCAGAATCTGTCATCCGCAAGGCACAGACAAAAGCCAGGAAGAAAAAAGCTGGTAAGAAGAAGAAAAAACGCAGCCCTGAGACAATTTGGCGAGGCTGGCTATTTATAATCGGCTTGATTTTAGGCATCGGCACGATTGGCTATTGCGGGATGAAGCTTTTTCTATCTTCACCAACCAAAACAGCTAGTGAGGCGGAGTTGGCGATCGCTCTTAATCAAGCTTCGGTAGAAATTCCCCCGCAGAAGGCCAAGCCCAAACCTGTAACAGTCGAACCTAAGCCCGAATTAACTTTGACTCAGCAATCCCAACAGACAATTGAAGATTGGTTAAATAGTAAAGCTGCTGCGTTTGGTAAGGAACATCAAATTGACCAGTTAAACACTATCTTGGCAGAACCTCTCTTAACTACTTGGCGGGCAAGCGCTAAACTATATCAAGCAGAAAACAGCTATAGAGAGTATCAACATGCGATCGTCATGCGATCGGCAAAAGTAGACCCGAACGATCAAAATAAGGCAACGGTAGAAGCAGAAGTAAAAGAAATCGCCAAACACTACCAATCGGGTCAGCTAGATAATGCTCAATCCTATGACGATAACTTATTAGTGCGTTATCAGTTAATTCGTCAAGGAGAAAAATGGCTGATTCAACAGGCAGAAGTTTTAAAAACGCTCTAA
- a CDS encoding four-carbon acid sugar kinase family protein, producing the protein MNKTQPKIIVIDDDPTGSQTVHSCLLLMQWDIDTLMQGLQDSAPIFFILSNTRAMNPEQAIATTQEICHNLKIAIANTETKDFLVVSRSDSTLRGHYPVETDVIAQELGGFDAHFLTPAFFEGGRITVDQTHYLLIDGVKTPVAETEFARDSVFSYSHSYLPDYVAEKTQGQITPEQVVKFSLSNIRTGKIQSRLLELKDNQCVVVDGECQEDFDLLATAILQATAQGKRFLFRSAASLLTSLAQLGEQPIAAENMARYRPTEQPGVVLVGSHVQKTTQQLNQLLKQEQVVGIEVDVVALRERPQTKQAILESIFATIEEVFAQSKTPVVYTSRAELSFDDIQQRLQFGVAVSALLMEVVQGLPSDLSFLISKGGITSNDVLSVGLNLTQARLLGQILPGCSVIRTAPNHPQFPNLPVVLFPGNVGEQNSLVAVWQRLTIS; encoded by the coding sequence ATGAATAAAACACAGCCAAAAATCATTGTGATTGACGATGACCCCACAGGCTCTCAAACAGTACATAGTTGCCTATTACTAATGCAGTGGGATATAGATACTCTGATGCAAGGTTTACAGGATAGCGCGCCGATTTTCTTTATCCTGAGTAACACCAGAGCAATGAATCCCGAACAAGCGATCGCCACTACCCAAGAAATCTGCCACAATCTCAAAATTGCGATCGCCAACACAGAAACTAAAGACTTTTTGGTGGTAAGTCGCTCCGATTCTACCCTACGCGGACATTATCCCGTTGAAACTGATGTCATTGCCCAAGAATTGGGTGGTTTTGACGCTCATTTTTTGACTCCAGCTTTTTTTGAAGGAGGCAGGATTACCGTCGATCAAACTCACTATCTACTCATTGATGGGGTTAAAACTCCTGTCGCCGAGACAGAATTCGCTCGCGATTCAGTGTTTAGCTATAGTCATAGCTATCTTCCCGACTACGTTGCGGAAAAAACTCAGGGTCAGATTACCCCAGAGCAAGTAGTTAAATTTTCTTTGTCTAATATTCGTACAGGTAAAATTCAGTCTCGCTTATTGGAGCTTAAGGATAATCAGTGTGTGGTGGTTGATGGCGAATGTCAAGAGGACTTTGATTTACTAGCGACGGCAATTTTACAGGCGACTGCTCAGGGCAAACGCTTTCTCTTTCGCTCCGCTGCTAGCTTGTTGACTTCTTTGGCACAGTTGGGAGAACAGCCAATTGCCGCCGAAAATATGGCACGCTACCGACCGACGGAGCAACCTGGAGTAGTTTTAGTGGGTTCTCATGTACAGAAAACCACCCAACAGCTCAATCAGTTACTCAAACAAGAGCAGGTGGTAGGAATTGAAGTTGATGTCGTGGCTTTACGCGAGCGTCCGCAAACCAAACAGGCGATTCTGGAGTCAATTTTTGCGACTATTGAAGAGGTCTTTGCTCAAAGCAAAACTCCTGTAGTTTATACCAGTAGGGCAGAATTAAGTTTTGACGATATACAACAAAGATTACAGTTTGGCGTGGCCGTTTCTGCTTTATTGATGGAAGTGGTTCAAGGTTTACCATCCGACCTGAGTTTTTTAATTAGCAAAGGGGGTATCACCTCAAATGATGTTCTCAGCGTTGGTCTAAACTTAACTCAAGCCCGACTTTTAGGACAGATTCTCCCAGGTTGTTCCGTCATTCGTACCGCACCGAATCATCCTCAGTTTCCCAATTTACCAGTGGTTTTATTTCCAGGTAATGTCGGCGAGCAAAATAGTTTAGTCGCTGTTTGGCAACGCTTAACAATTTCGTAA
- a CDS encoding DUF938 domain-containing protein produces MDSRQYAPATQRNREPILKILSETLPTKSNVLEIASGTGEHAIFFASELKLCRWIPSDVDFGARESILAWKNTCLVDNLELPLLIDVTQNDWQKQVKNREINAIVNINMIHIAPWQACLGLIQGAGQILPDDGILYFYGPYKRNGEHTAASNASFDHSLRDRNPLWGVRDLEEVVETAAAQNLKLQQVIEMPANNLSVIFSR; encoded by the coding sequence ATGGATTCCAGACAATATGCCCCAGCGACTCAACGTAATCGCGAGCCGATTCTCAAGATTCTCTCGGAAACTTTACCGACCAAGAGTAATGTGCTAGAAATAGCGAGTGGGACGGGAGAACATGCCATTTTCTTTGCTTCCGAGTTAAAATTATGTCGCTGGATTCCTTCTGATGTTGATTTTGGGGCGAGGGAAAGCATTCTTGCTTGGAAAAATACTTGTCTTGTGGATAATTTAGAGTTACCCTTGCTTATCGATGTAACCCAAAACGATTGGCAAAAGCAGGTGAAAAATCGCGAAATTAACGCCATCGTTAATATCAACATGATTCATATTGCTCCTTGGCAGGCTTGTTTAGGCTTAATTCAAGGGGCTGGACAAATTTTACCTGATGATGGCATTCTTTATTTCTATGGCCCATATAAGCGTAATGGAGAGCATACTGCTGCAAGCAACGCCAGTTTTGACCATTCTTTACGCGATCGCAATCCTCTTTGGGGCGTGAGAGATTTAGAGGAGGTAGTCGAAACAGCAGCAGCACAAAACTTAAAATTACAGCAAGTTATTGAAATGCCTGCTAACAATTTATCCGTTATCTTTAGTCGCTGA
- a CDS encoding DASH family cryptochrome, whose amino-acid sequence MTQRILIWYRSDLRVHDLLALDEAVEQQAEIIPVYCFDDRNFGETSFGFPKTGNYRAQFLIESVADLRASFQKLGSNLVVRRGLPEKIIPAIAEQLKVDRVCYSQEVTSQEKQVEKKLKQALLAKNIQVNSYWEATLYLPEDLPFAIEQTPELYTNFRKQVEKKSEINQSLTAPKQLLPLPEIEPGEIPTLIDFGLSTPELDRRGVLKFKGGETEAIKRLQEYFWQQDCLKDYKETRNGMLGANYSSKFSPWLALGCISPRYINDQVIKYETERVKNDSTYWLVFELIWRDFFRFIVAKHGNQVFRIEGMQGVEIAWKQDWQRFDLWRAGKTGYPLIDANMREIAATGFMSNRGRQNVASFLTKNLGIDWRMGAEWFESLLIDYDVCSNWGNWNYTAGVGNDARGFRYFNIAKQTKDYDPQGQYIKHWLPELASLPGDKVREPDKLTQDEQVHYGVKLGVDYPRPVVDFFKSVKANEKIYLGSKK is encoded by the coding sequence ATGACTCAAAGAATTTTAATTTGGTATCGCAGCGACTTGAGAGTTCACGATCTTCTGGCGCTAGATGAAGCGGTGGAGCAGCAGGCTGAGATTATTCCTGTATACTGTTTTGACGATCGCAATTTTGGCGAGACTTCTTTTGGATTTCCCAAAACGGGTAACTATCGCGCTCAGTTTTTAATTGAATCTGTGGCGGATTTGCGTGCTTCGTTTCAGAAATTAGGTAGTAATTTAGTAGTGCGTCGCGGTTTACCTGAAAAAATTATACCAGCGATCGCCGAGCAGTTAAAAGTAGATCGAGTTTGTTATAGTCAAGAGGTTACTAGCCAAGAGAAGCAAGTTGAGAAGAAGCTGAAGCAAGCTCTCTTGGCGAAAAATATTCAGGTAAATTCTTACTGGGAAGCAACGCTATATTTACCAGAGGATTTACCCTTTGCGATCGAACAAACTCCAGAGTTATATACCAACTTTCGTAAGCAGGTAGAGAAAAAGTCAGAGATTAATCAGTCTTTGACTGCGCCGAAGCAACTGCTACCTTTACCAGAAATTGAACCAGGGGAAATTCCTACCCTAATCGATTTTGGTCTATCTACTCCCGAATTGGATCGACGGGGGGTATTAAAATTTAAGGGGGGAGAAACTGAGGCAATTAAACGATTACAAGAATATTTTTGGCAGCAAGATTGCCTTAAAGATTACAAAGAAACCCGCAACGGGATGCTGGGGGCAAATTATTCTTCTAAGTTTTCCCCTTGGCTAGCTTTAGGCTGCATTTCCCCACGGTATATTAACGATCAGGTGATTAAATATGAGACAGAAAGAGTCAAAAACGACTCAACCTACTGGCTCGTCTTTGAACTTATCTGGCGCGACTTCTTCCGCTTTATTGTGGCTAAACATGGCAATCAGGTATTTAGGATTGAGGGAATGCAGGGAGTAGAAATTGCCTGGAAACAAGATTGGCAACGCTTCGATCTTTGGCGAGCAGGAAAAACTGGCTATCCGTTGATTGACGCCAATATGCGAGAAATAGCAGCCACTGGTTTTATGTCTAACCGTGGCAGACAAAATGTAGCTAGCTTCTTAACTAAAAATCTGGGTATCGACTGGCGCATGGGCGCAGAATGGTTTGAGTCGCTGCTGATTGATTACGATGTCTGTAGCAACTGGGGTAACTGGAATTACACTGCGGGGGTAGGTAACGATGCGCGAGGCTTTCGTTATTTTAATATTGCCAAGCAAACAAAAGACTACGATCCTCAAGGGCAATATATTAAACATTGGCTACCAGAATTAGCTTCTCTACCTGGAGATAAAGTTCGTGAGCCTGATAAGTTGACTCAAGATGAACAAGTACATTATGGAGTGAAGCTAGGGGTAGATTATCCTCGCCCTGTTGTGGACTTTTTTAAATCGGTTAAGGCTAATGAAAAGATCTATCTAGGAAGTAAGAAATAG
- the minC gene encoding septum site-determining protein MinC has product MTFEPTISLDKNDDLTDSSPLVNRYSQIYLKHDDEQMLLVLPSQAELSADLPWSETWQELKHLLQTKEQSWQVGTNVCLVAQDRLLDARQLQTIAETLNDVKLSLLTVSTNRRQTAVAAATSGYSVQQQAVAQPLIKPASDSEELSTLADPLYLQSTVRSGVEIRHPGTIIIFGDLNPGGKAIAAGDILVWGRLRGIAHAGAQGNSQCRITALQMEFTQLRIADAVARAPKLRPRRLSPELAFMTTEGIRLAKISEFTKRYIFSSPSKAWIDQNQAK; this is encoded by the coding sequence ATGACTTTCGAGCCTACTATCTCCCTGGATAAAAATGACGATCTGACTGATTCGTCTCCTCTCGTCAATCGCTATTCTCAAATTTATTTGAAGCACGATGACGAACAAATGTTACTGGTACTACCCAGTCAAGCAGAACTTAGTGCTGATTTACCTTGGTCAGAGACTTGGCAAGAGCTAAAACATCTGTTACAAACCAAGGAGCAATCTTGGCAAGTAGGGACAAATGTGTGTTTAGTTGCTCAAGATCGGCTGCTTGATGCCAGACAATTACAAACTATTGCGGAAACTCTTAATGATGTAAAACTATCACTTTTGACAGTCAGCACTAATCGGCGACAAACGGCAGTGGCAGCAGCGACTAGCGGTTATTCCGTACAGCAACAAGCTGTTGCTCAACCTTTGATTAAACCAGCGAGTGACTCAGAAGAACTTTCTACCTTAGCAGATCCGCTGTATTTACAAAGTACCGTTCGTTCTGGAGTAGAAATACGCCATCCAGGAACTATTATCATTTTCGGCGATCTCAATCCAGGTGGAAAAGCGATCGCCGCAGGAGACATTTTGGTGTGGGGTCGTTTGCGGGGTATTGCTCACGCAGGAGCGCAAGGGAATTCTCAATGTCGAATTACGGCACTACAAATGGAATTTACCCAGTTGCGGATTGCTGACGCTGTTGCTAGAGCGCCTAAGTTAAGACCTAGGCGTTTATCCCCAGAGTTAGCCTTCATGACTACAGAGGGAATTCGTTTGGCGAAAATTTCCGAGTTTACCAAACGCTATATTTTCTCGTCGCCAAGCAAGGCATGGATCGATCAAAATCAAGCAAAATAA
- the minE gene encoding cell division topological specificity factor MinE: MRRLLEMIFPWNNNTNSRSHAKSRLKLIIAHDRASINPDMMEAMREEILDVVARYVEVDRDEMEFSLSNDQRMTSLTANLPIRQIKRMGELTERLKENKSLDLQYLDVVEIDQEAEAKPKTQ, from the coding sequence ATTAGAAGGTTGCTGGAAATGATTTTTCCCTGGAATAATAATACCAATAGTCGAAGTCACGCTAAAAGTCGTTTAAAACTAATTATTGCTCACGATCGCGCCAGCATTAATCCCGATATGATGGAAGCTATGCGAGAAGAAATCCTCGACGTAGTAGCACGCTATGTTGAAGTAGATCGCGATGAAATGGAATTTTCTCTTTCTAACGATCAACGCATGACTTCTTTGACGGCTAATTTACCAATTCGTCAAATTAAACGTATGGGTGAGCTTACAGAGCGGCTCAAAGAAAATAAATCCCTAGATTTACAGTATCTAGATGTTGTCGAAATCGATCAAGAAGCTGAGGCTAAACCCAAAACTCAATAA
- the smpB gene encoding SsrA-binding protein SmpB, whose product MAEQTAGVKIVSDNRQARYLYEIQETYEAGIELFGTEVKSIRAGKVNLRDGYAFIKNGEAWLSNVHISPYEAGGSHFNHEPLRIRKLLLHRKEINKLIGQTEQKGLTLVPLKMYFKGGRVKVGIGLGKGKKLHDKREASKKRDDQRDMARAMKRE is encoded by the coding sequence ATGGCGGAACAAACAGCAGGCGTTAAGATAGTTAGCGATAATCGTCAGGCTCGTTATCTTTACGAAATACAAGAAACCTACGAAGCAGGAATTGAATTATTCGGCACAGAAGTTAAATCAATTCGCGCAGGCAAAGTCAACCTTAGAGATGGCTATGCCTTTATTAAAAATGGCGAAGCTTGGTTAAGCAACGTGCATATTTCGCCCTACGAAGCAGGAGGCAGTCATTTTAATCATGAGCCTCTAAGAATTCGTAAATTGTTGCTACACCGTAAAGAAATTAACAAACTGATTGGACAGACAGAACAAAAAGGTTTAACTCTTGTTCCTCTAAAAATGTATTTTAAAGGAGGCAGAGTTAAAGTTGGAATTGGTTTGGGTAAGGGCAAGAAACTTCACGATAAGCGGGAAGCTTCTAAAAAACGTGACGATCAACGCGATATGGCAAGAGCAATGAAGCGAGAATAA
- a CDS encoding response regulator transcription factor, protein MKIKIFLADDQYLMLEGIKAILKHEPEIEIVGTAQDGHSAVTQVIKLQPDLVLIDIEMPKMNGIVATKYICKHVPDTKVIVLSSHKQQSYITEAIRAGASGYLSKDSLIQDLKRAIHSLGTNYARAEGNLLTQTVERKQTVNIVKYPKKSLYLQRYRKSIYQPALKKQRLQIKQNSNTLVRNSANGISKASLAPIFDFDSLSAQEIRLLYRTKSHNRRAYYQPPFNRQRYIQRIILMLIAIASFVISVIAF, encoded by the coding sequence ATGAAGATCAAAATTTTTCTAGCTGACGATCAATATCTAATGTTAGAAGGCATCAAAGCAATTTTAAAACATGAGCCAGAAATAGAGATCGTCGGTACAGCTCAAGATGGTCATAGTGCGGTGACTCAGGTAATCAAACTACAGCCCGACTTGGTTTTAATCGATATTGAAATGCCCAAGATGAACGGTATTGTGGCTACGAAATATATCTGCAAACACGTACCCGATACTAAAGTAATTGTGTTAAGCAGTCATAAACAACAGAGTTACATCACCGAGGCTATACGGGCAGGAGCATCAGGATACCTTTCAAAAGATAGTTTAATTCAGGATCTTAAACGGGCGATTCATTCTTTGGGTACAAACTATGCCCGCGCTGAAGGTAACTTACTCACCCAAACAGTCGAACGCAAACAAACGGTAAATATTGTTAAGTACCCCAAAAAAAGCTTGTATCTGCAAAGATACCGCAAAAGTATTTATCAACCAGCCCTAAAAAAGCAGCGCCTTCAGATCAAACAAAATAGCAATACTTTAGTTCGCAATTCAGCTAATGGTATTAGTAAAGCTAGTTTAGCTCCTATTTTTGATTTTGATTCTCTCTCAGCTCAAGAAATTCGCCTGCTCTACCGAACAAAGTCTCATAATCGCCGAGCTTACTATCAACCGCCATTTAATCGCCAACGCTATATTCAAAGAATCATTTTAATGCTGATCGCGATCGCCAGCTTCGTCATATCAGTAATTGCTTTTTAA